One region of Vitis vinifera cultivar Pinot Noir 40024 chromosome 1, ASM3070453v1 genomic DNA includes:
- the LOC100241425 gene encoding TATA box-binding protein-associated factor RNA polymerase I subunit B — protein sequence MPERLDLTCHVCGSVGFSDGADGFFYCGRCGSQAEDIIDTGVAEEDFVAKGDARGAIYSASHRRQRHSIAPKPEPLSQSQSQFLNNLTLDDDYRVENEETREETVADEVGPSGPSDFGLGLDGSDGLSFEDYYTQLRIRYVMGVQIMIELQCQALVEKFKASPLICGVAGTIWLRFVATTRVFDDEWADKVIQDSEMQKPGESEDLKPRAKYSAEPHNIYGQRAVIIWHRSLKKKIPLSCSLVISFLACHIAREAILPTDILKWSLEGKLPYFAAFIEIEKQIGPPSSPCPLSSSFMFRPSEAIPLQKLEAQAASIADFIGLHLPPVNFYAIAFRYLEQLFLPVEKILPYACRVYEWSMPPDLWLSANELRLPTRVCVMSILIVTIRILYNVHGFGKWEMSLSSSSGSSSSSSQIVKLNASDNIKMMDGAKQGSPLHDLNGSNEEPVTNSSHAQKSEFDATELLCNLDARYDELIDTYEYSKDLPTYLQYCKDVVFAGLELPFEDHEEEKIIEQLWEFYQNQKDSEPSEDLGVECGSALNEKRSRNDEGCINSIPKEKKKIRDDCSVPLGLDGDDTSLNSQGGQKSVPTHQASVETLKEEAILRMKADMEENRFCYIPPRVNVKRFDYLHYVRKKDEGSYIYAAHADYYILLRACARVAQVDVRSMHVGVMSLERRLGWIEKRIDHCLHFKPPKFSSDPCNDDAPECSTDDYVEFSSLNLSP from the exons ATGCCGGAGAGATTGGACTTGACGTGCCATGTGTGCGGCAGTGTCGGCTTCAGCGACGGTGCTGACGGTTTCTTCTACTGCGGCCGCTGCGGCTCTCAAGCCGAGGACATCATCGACACCGGCGTCGCCGAGGAGGACTTCGTCGCCAAGGGTGACGCGCGTGGCGCCATCTACTCCGCCAGTCACCGCCGCCAGAGGCACTCCATCGCCCCCAAACCCGAGCCACTGTCTCAGTCCCAATCCCAATTCTTGAACAACCTAACCCTAGACGACGATTACCGGGTAGAAAACGAGGAAACTAGAGAAGAGACCGTGGCAGATGAGGTGGGTCCGTCAGGACCCTCTGATTTTGGGCTGGGTTTGGATGGTTCTGATGGGCTGAGTTTCGAAGATTATTACACGCAACTTAGGATTAGGTATGTAATGGGGGTTCAGATAATGATTGAGTTGCAGTGTCAGGCTTTGGTGGAGAAATTCAAGGCGAGTCCATTGATTTGTGGAGTTGCCGGAACAATTTGGCTGCGATTCGTGGCGACTACTAGGGTTTTTGATGATGAGTGGGCTGATAAAGTTATTCAAGATTCAGAGATGCAGAAACCAG GGGAATCAGAAGATCTAAAGCCTCGGGCTAAATATAGTGCAGAACCTCATAATATATATGGTCAGCGAGCTGTCATCATATGGCATagatctttgaaaaaaaaaatacccttATCTTGTTCTCTGGTAATTTCTTTTCTAGCCTGTCACATTGCCAGGGAGGCAATCCTGCCAACAGACATATTAAAGTGGTCTCTTGAAGGGAAGCTTCCATATTTTGCTGCATTCATTGAAATTGAAAAGCAGATTGGGCCTCCATCAAGCCCTTGTCCTTTGAGTTCAAGTTTTATGTTTAGACCTTCTGAAGCCATTCCATTACAGAAGTTGGAAGCTCAGGCAGCGTCTATTGCTGACTTTATAGGCTTGCATTTACCTCCTGTGAATTTCTATGCAATTGCTTTTCGCTATCTGGAGCAGTTATTTCTTCCTGTTGAAAAGATACTTCCATATGCTTGCCGTGTATATGAGTGGTCAATGCCTCCTGACTTGTGGTTATCAGCAAATGAATTAAGGCTTCCTACTCGGGTTTGTGTTATGTCAATTCTAATTGTAACAATAAGGATTCTTTACAACGTACATGGTTTTGGGAAATGGGAAATGAGTTTGTCTAGTTCCAGTGGTTCTTCATCCTCATCTAGTCAGATAGTAAAATTGAATGCCTCAGACAATATTAAAATGATGGATGGTGCTAAACAAGGTTCTCCTTTACATGATTTGAATGGTTCAAACGAAGAACCTGTGACAAACTCATCTCATGCCCAGAAATCTGAATTTGATGCTACAGAGCTTTTGTGTAACCTTGATGCCAGATATGATGAACTCATTGACACCTATG AGTATTCCAAGGATTTACCGACATATCTGCAATACTGTAAGGATGTTGTCTTTGCCGGACTGGAACTGCCATTTGAGGATCACGAGGAGGAGAAGATAATAGAACAGTTATGGgaattttatcaaaatcaaaag GATTCTGAACCCTCAGAAGACCTTGGAGTGGAATGTGGTAGTGCTTTGAATGAAAAAAGATCTAGGAATGATGAAGGATGCATTAACAGCATTcccaaggaaaagaagaaaattagagATGATTGCTCTGTACCACTGGGTCTGGACGGTGATGATACTTCTTTGAATTCACAGGGAGGTCAAAAGTCAGTACCCACCCATCAAGCTTCAGTAGAGACACTCAAAGAAGAAGCCATTTTACGGATGAAAGCGGACATGGAGGAAAATAGGTTCTGTTATATTCCACCTAGGGTCAATGTCAAGAGATTCGATTACCTTCACTATGTGAGAAAGAAGGATGAAGGTTCCTATATTTATGCTGCCCATGCAGATTATTACATATTGCTTCGTGCTTGTGCAAGGGTTGCTCAAGTTGATGTACGGAGTATGCATGTTGGAGTGATGAGTCTTGAGAGGAGACTGGGTTGGATCGAGAAAAGAATTGATCATTGCTTGCATTTCAAACCTCCAAAATTTTCCTCTGACCCATGTAATGATGATGCACCAGAATGTTCTACAGATGATTATGTTGAATTTTCAAGTTTGAATTTATCaccttaa